A single genomic interval of Musa acuminata AAA Group cultivar baxijiao chromosome BXJ3-4, Cavendish_Baxijiao_AAA, whole genome shotgun sequence harbors:
- the LOC103972995 gene encoding cytidine deaminase 1 has translation MPCPPPSPLFTSQLAGKTKDTNQFLSCICTFLSVFLRVISIRFLIGEREEMEEKPARSTVGKFVIEAEEAQAMAKESGVAAVRELLPLLVPAAQRLARPPISNYRVGAVGLGASGRIFLGVNLEFPGLPLHHSVHAEQFLMANANAHGEPSIRCVAVSSVPCGHCRQFLQEIRGAAEIQILVTSDEDPAFRPLASLLPHPFGPPDLLHKDVPLLLEPHDNDFGALDATGVAVGGGGLCNGIGGGGLERRLREAAEGAARSSHAPYSGCAAGFAVADGGGRVYSGSYVESAAYNPSLGPAQAAMVACLAAGGGGGGEGEGGGWGIVAAALVEKETAAVSHEGTARIFLEAVAPGAHLKVYRFRPSTAV, from the coding sequence ATGCCCTGCCCTCCTCCCTCGCCTCTTTTTACCTCCCAGCTTGCAGGAAAAACCAAAGATACCAATCAGTTCCTTTCCTGCATCTGTACATTTCTCTCTGTCTTTTTGCGTGTGATTTCCATCCGATTCCTGATCGGCGAGCGAGAGGAGATGGAGGAGAAGCCAGCGAGATCGACGGTTGGAAAGTTCGTGATCGAAGCGGAGGAGGCGCAGGCGATGGCTAAGGAGTCGGGCGTCGCCGCCGTGAGGGAGCTCCTCCCCCTCCTGGTCCCCGCAGCCCAGCGGCTGGCGCGGCCGCCCATCTCCAACTACCGCGTGGGGGCCGTCGGACTGGGGGCCAGCGGTCGGATCTTCCTCGGGGTGAACCTCGAGTTCCCCGGCCTGCCGCTACACCACTCCGTCCACGCAGAGCAGTTCCTGATGGCCAACGCCAACGCCCACGGTGAGCCCAGCATCCGCTGCGTCGCCGTCTCCTCCGTCCCCTGCGGCCACTGCCGCCAGTTCCTCCAGGAGATCCGCGGCGCGGCGGAGATCCAGATCCTCGTCACCTCCGATGAGGATCCCGCCTTCCGTCCCCTCGCCTCCCTCCTCCCCCACCCGTTCGGGCCCCCGGACCTCCTCCACAAGGACGTCCCCCTCCTCCTAGAGCCGCACGACAACGATTTCGGCGCCCTTGATGCCACGGGCGTTGCCGTCGGCGGTGGGGGATTGTGCAATGGCATCGGGGGAGGCGGGCTGGAGCGTCGGCTTAGGGAGGCAGCGGAGGGGGCAGCGAGGTCATCGCACGCGCCGTACAGCGGGTGCGCCGCGGGCTTCGCTGTGGCGGACGGCGGGGGGAGGGTGTACTCGGGGTCCTACGTAGAGTCGGCGGCGTACAACCCGAGCCTGGGACCGGCGCAGGCGGCGATGGTGGCGTGCCTGGCGGCGGGCGGCGGAGGCgggggcgagggcgagggcggcGGGTGGGGGATCGTGGCGGCCGCGCTGGTGGAGAAAGAGACTGCAGCGGTGTCCCACGAGGGGACGGCGAGGATCTTCCTCGAGGCGGTGGCGCCGGGCGCCCATCTGAAGGTTTACCGCTTTCGCCCGTCCACCGCGGTCTAG